A single Actinomadura algeriensis DNA region contains:
- a CDS encoding DoxX family protein → MPQKNENRRDGLDLARLLLRSAVGGTMIAHGVKHGRTLDGTAGWFRSIGFRRHRLQARLSAAIEVGAGAALVAGAGTPLAASAVVGTMGVAARTVHQPNGFFITAEGYEYVLNLAVATTALAALGPGRYSVDSALGLDRRFSGRRAAAVAAGLGLAGAAAQLAAFWSRPAPVPPMPAEEHAADADADAARGTR, encoded by the coding sequence GTGCCCCAGAAGAACGAGAACCGGCGTGACGGACTGGACCTGGCGCGGCTGCTGCTGCGCAGCGCCGTCGGTGGAACCATGATCGCGCACGGGGTGAAGCACGGCCGTACGCTCGACGGGACGGCGGGCTGGTTCCGGTCGATCGGCTTCCGGCGGCACCGGCTGCAGGCGCGGTTGAGCGCCGCGATCGAGGTCGGGGCCGGGGCCGCGCTGGTCGCGGGCGCGGGCACCCCGCTGGCCGCGTCGGCCGTCGTGGGGACGATGGGCGTGGCCGCGCGGACCGTGCATCAGCCCAACGGCTTCTTCATCACCGCCGAAGGCTACGAGTACGTCCTGAACCTCGCGGTCGCCACGACCGCGCTCGCCGCACTCGGCCCGGGGCGCTACAGCGTCGACTCGGCGCTGGGCCTCGACCGCCGGTTCAGCGGCCGCCGCGCCGCCGCCGTGGCGGCCGGTCTCGGGCTGGCCGGTGCGGCCGCACAACTCGCCGCGTTCTGGAGCCGGCCCGCCCCCGTGCCGCCGATGCCCGCCGAGGAGCACGCGGCCGACGCCGATGCCGACGCCGCCCGCGGGACGCGCTGA
- a CDS encoding cytochrome P450, whose translation MSTDESPTADAEKHTINLDRHSTRYRTEFEQLTDELHAKCPVAWNDTHGGYWFASGNKELFDLARRADVLSNENDVAGTKRGYRGISIPPSTGEHRIQGGFLEMDPPEQRHYRQALNPYLSPAAVARWRPVMDELTRACLDERIESGRIDFVDDLANIVPAVLTLALLGMPLKDWDVYCEPIHAAVYTPPGSPDHPRVQELQVRMGMHLLANITEIRANPRPGLIDALINAEINGHRPDDMEIVGVVMLLIGGGFDTTTALTAHSLRWLSEHPGERARLSRERGTLLDSATEEFLRFFTPAQGDGRTISQDCEINGTRFKEGDRLWLSWAMANRDAQVFDAPHRIRLDRSGNRHSSFGLGIHRCIGSNVARAAFKTMLTAVLDRMPDYTCDPDGAEHYDSTGVINGMKRLPAAFAPGERLGPGLDETVARMQRVCDEQGLAEPVTVRKTGARLDLDRDASRSRDPGGAP comes from the coding sequence ATGAGCACGGACGAGTCCCCGACCGCGGACGCGGAGAAGCACACCATCAACCTGGACCGGCACTCCACGCGCTACCGCACCGAGTTCGAACAGCTGACGGACGAGCTCCACGCCAAGTGCCCCGTCGCCTGGAACGACACCCACGGCGGTTACTGGTTCGCCAGCGGGAACAAGGAGCTGTTCGACCTCGCCCGGCGCGCCGACGTGCTCTCGAACGAGAACGACGTGGCCGGCACCAAGCGCGGTTATCGCGGGATCAGCATCCCGCCGTCCACCGGGGAGCACCGGATCCAGGGCGGCTTCCTGGAGATGGACCCGCCGGAACAGCGGCACTATCGGCAGGCGCTGAACCCCTACCTCTCGCCCGCGGCGGTCGCGCGATGGCGGCCGGTGATGGACGAGCTGACCCGGGCCTGCCTCGACGAACGGATCGAGAGCGGCCGCATCGACTTCGTCGACGACCTCGCCAACATCGTCCCCGCCGTCCTCACCCTGGCGCTGCTCGGCATGCCCCTGAAGGACTGGGACGTCTACTGCGAGCCCATCCACGCCGCCGTCTACACCCCGCCCGGATCCCCGGACCACCCCCGCGTTCAGGAGCTCCAGGTCCGCATGGGCATGCACCTGCTGGCGAACATCACCGAGATTCGCGCGAACCCCCGCCCCGGCCTCATCGACGCGCTGATCAACGCCGAGATCAACGGCCATCGGCCGGACGACATGGAGATCGTCGGCGTCGTCATGCTGCTCATCGGCGGCGGCTTCGACACCACCACCGCGCTGACGGCGCACTCCCTGCGATGGCTGTCGGAGCATCCCGGCGAACGGGCGCGGCTGAGCCGCGAGCGCGGCACGCTGCTCGACAGCGCCACCGAGGAGTTCCTGCGCTTCTTCACCCCCGCGCAGGGCGACGGCCGCACCATCTCCCAGGACTGCGAGATCAACGGCACGCGGTTCAAGGAGGGCGACCGGCTCTGGCTGTCCTGGGCGATGGCGAACCGGGACGCGCAGGTGTTCGACGCCCCGCACCGCATCAGGCTCGACCGGTCCGGGAACAGGCACAGCAGCTTCGGCCTCGGCATCCACCGCTGCATCGGCTCCAACGTGGCGCGCGCCGCCTTCAAGACGATGCTCACGGCCGTGCTCGACCGCATGCCCGACTACACCTGCGATCCGGACGGTGCCGAGCACTACGACTCGACCGGCGTCATCAACGGCATGAAGAGGCTGCCCGCCGCCTTCGCCCCGGGCGAGCGGCTCGGCCCCGGCCTCGACGAGACGGTCGCCCGTATGCAGCGCGTCTGCGACGAACAGGGCCTGGCCGAACCGGTGACCGTCCGCAAGACCGGGGCGAGGCTCGACCTCGACCGGGACGCGAGCCGATCACGGGACCCGGGCGGCGCACCGTAA
- a CDS encoding NAD(P)-binding domain-containing protein: MTAEAIEGRTKDEWVAAFEGMQGQWAVVQNTHEVGNDPSLRAIGRIAEVVDAEGTTRRLVASPVQFNREAPRLTRGSLFAEHTDESVGFIGLGGQGAPMARRIVEAGLPTTLWARRPETVEPFAGTAAEIAASPAEPGGLEGHTLAPLGPVAGALLRKDARLVVDLAVAAGAEPRTVLDAADAALKSMGHLR; encoded by the coding sequence ATCACCGCCGAGGCGATCGAGGGGCGGACCAAGGACGAGTGGGTCGCGGCCTTCGAAGGCATGCAGGGCCAGTGGGCGGTCGTGCAGAACACCCACGAGGTCGGCAACGACCCGTCGCTGCGGGCGATCGGCCGGATCGCCGAGGTCGTCGACGCCGAAGGGACGACACGGCGGCTCGTCGCGAGCCCGGTCCAGTTCAACCGGGAGGCGCCGCGGCTCACGCGGGGGTCGCTGTTCGCCGAGCACACCGACGAGAGCGTCGGCTTCATCGGCCTCGGCGGCCAGGGCGCGCCGATGGCGCGCCGGATCGTCGAGGCGGGGCTGCCGACGACGTTGTGGGCGCGGCGTCCCGAGACCGTCGAGCCGTTCGCCGGCACCGCGGCCGAGATCGCGGCCTCGCCCGCGGAGCCGGGCGGCCTCGAAGGCCACACCCTCGCGCCCCTCGGCCCGGTCGCCGGGGCGCTCCTGCGGAAGGACGCGCGCCTCGTCGTGGATCTGGCGGTGGCCGCCGGTGCCGAGCCGCGGACCGTGCTCGACGCCGCCGACGCGGCCCTGAAGTCGATGGGGCACCTCCGGTGA
- a CDS encoding class I adenylate-forming enzyme family protein, whose translation MNLAMILDMVADGMADRVLVGGRETGLTGTDLRTRVLAGADHLASRGARRLVYLGPNGPAFPVALFAAAYAGVPFLPVNYRLGAGQLADVMGRQESPLVVTDAPERVPGAETIGVEEFLTLPEADGASPAATAAGTVDPESVAVLLMTSGTTAAPKSAVLRHGNLTSYLFGSVEFGSVPDSDATLVSVPPYHIAAVANALSNLYSGRRIVYLDRFAPGEWLDTVERQQVTHAMVVPTMLARIVTELRARGTCGPGCLKSVSYGGAKIAPEVIESALKLFPGTGFVNAYGLTETASSIAVLGPDDHRAAAASPDPAVRARLGSVGRALPSVEIEVHDDEGRACAPHIVGDIVVRGPQVSGEYLEAGSKVRPDGWFPTRDRGYLDADGYLFVRGRADDTIIRGGENIAPAEIEDVLDGHPAVLESVVAGVPDAEWGQRIAAFVIARPGAAVDAEALRTWVRERLRGSKTPQDVVFVEEFPATPTGKVLRRELVALVHGDDSVTA comes from the coding sequence ATGAACCTGGCGATGATCCTCGACATGGTCGCCGACGGCATGGCCGACCGGGTGCTGGTCGGGGGCCGGGAGACCGGCCTCACCGGCACGGACCTGCGCACCCGGGTCCTGGCCGGCGCCGACCACCTCGCCTCCCGTGGGGCGCGCCGGCTGGTCTACCTCGGGCCGAACGGCCCGGCGTTCCCGGTGGCGCTGTTCGCCGCCGCGTACGCGGGCGTCCCGTTCCTGCCGGTGAACTACCGGCTGGGCGCCGGGCAGCTCGCCGACGTGATGGGACGCCAGGAGTCCCCGCTCGTGGTGACCGACGCTCCCGAGCGCGTGCCGGGTGCCGAGACCATCGGCGTGGAGGAGTTCCTGACGCTGCCCGAGGCGGACGGTGCGTCGCCCGCGGCGACCGCGGCGGGGACGGTCGACCCCGAGTCGGTCGCCGTGCTGCTCATGACGAGCGGCACCACCGCCGCGCCGAAGAGCGCCGTGCTGCGGCACGGCAACCTGACGTCGTACCTGTTCGGTTCGGTCGAGTTCGGCTCGGTGCCGGACTCGGACGCGACGCTCGTCAGCGTCCCGCCGTACCACATCGCGGCGGTCGCCAACGCGCTGTCGAACCTCTACAGCGGCCGCCGGATCGTCTACCTGGACCGGTTCGCGCCGGGGGAGTGGCTCGACACGGTGGAGCGCCAGCAGGTCACCCACGCCATGGTGGTCCCGACGATGCTGGCTCGCATCGTCACCGAGCTCCGGGCCCGGGGGACGTGCGGGCCCGGCTGCCTGAAGTCGGTCTCCTACGGCGGAGCGAAGATCGCCCCGGAGGTCATCGAGAGCGCGCTGAAGCTGTTCCCCGGCACGGGGTTCGTCAACGCGTACGGGCTGACGGAGACCGCGTCGTCGATCGCGGTCCTCGGCCCGGACGACCACCGGGCGGCGGCCGCCTCGCCGGACCCGGCGGTGCGGGCCCGGCTGGGCTCGGTGGGGCGCGCGCTGCCGTCGGTCGAGATCGAGGTGCACGACGACGAGGGACGCGCGTGCGCGCCGCACATCGTCGGCGACATCGTCGTGCGCGGGCCGCAGGTGTCGGGGGAGTACCTCGAAGCGGGCAGCAAGGTGCGCCCCGACGGCTGGTTCCCCACCCGCGACCGCGGCTACCTCGACGCCGACGGCTACCTGTTCGTCCGGGGACGCGCCGACGACACGATCATCCGCGGCGGCGAGAACATCGCGCCCGCCGAGATCGAGGACGTCCTGGACGGTCACCCCGCGGTGCTGGAAAGCGTCGTGGCCGGAGTGCCGGACGCCGAGTGGGGCCAGCGGATCGCCGCGTTCGTCATCGCCCGCCCGGGGGCCGCCGTCGACGCCGAGGCCCTGCGGACCTGGGTGCGTGAGAGGCTCCGCGGCTCCAAGACACCGCAGGACGTCGTCTTCGTCGAGGAGTTCCCCGCGACCCCCACCGGCAAGGTGCTGCGCCGCGAACTCGTCGCCCTCGTGCACGGGGACGACTCCGTCACCGCGTAG
- a CDS encoding acyl-CoA dehydrogenase family protein → MTDSTMESVESFRLRARAWLAEHMPPRDEAPPPLVEDDAHEWERARELQQKLYAGGFAGICFPREYGGLGLTFAHQQAFTEESDPYEMPLMLNVPTFAICAATLLDMGDEEQKRDRIGAAVRGDEILCQFLSEPSGGSDLAGLITRADRDGDGWVLNGAKTWSTSAYAADWGLCLARTDWDVSKHRGLTMFLVPTKAPGVTMNRIRMINGNREFCEEFFDDVVLPASAVVGEVGGGWTVASRQLFHERNALGGGSPFVSGRGEPRTMPRVTPPNAVRASGRADDPRVREMLGEHLTLTKVAEQTADRVSRAIESGGLPPAAASIPRLLHAEAVQRGEDLALRITGSNAATGTGAGEGMGGRTAIGYLMRQSASLGGGSTEMSRNVISERMLGMPREPAPDRDVPFKQVKRGR, encoded by the coding sequence ATGACCGACAGCACGATGGAGAGCGTCGAATCCTTCCGCCTGCGGGCCCGGGCGTGGCTGGCGGAGCACATGCCGCCCCGCGACGAGGCCCCGCCGCCGCTGGTCGAGGACGACGCCCACGAATGGGAACGCGCCCGCGAGCTCCAGCAGAAGCTGTACGCGGGCGGTTTCGCGGGCATCTGCTTCCCGCGCGAGTACGGCGGCCTCGGCCTGACGTTCGCCCACCAGCAGGCGTTCACCGAGGAGAGCGACCCGTACGAGATGCCGCTGATGCTGAACGTCCCGACGTTCGCGATCTGCGCCGCGACGCTGCTCGACATGGGCGACGAGGAGCAGAAGCGCGACCGGATCGGGGCGGCGGTCCGCGGCGACGAGATCCTCTGCCAGTTCCTGTCCGAGCCGAGCGGGGGCTCGGACCTCGCGGGCCTCATCACCCGCGCGGACCGCGACGGCGACGGCTGGGTGCTGAACGGCGCGAAGACCTGGAGCACCTCCGCCTACGCGGCGGACTGGGGGCTGTGCCTGGCCCGCACCGACTGGGACGTCTCCAAGCACCGCGGGCTCACGATGTTCCTCGTCCCGACGAAGGCGCCGGGCGTGACGATGAACCGCATCCGCATGATCAACGGGAACCGGGAGTTCTGCGAGGAGTTCTTCGACGACGTGGTCCTGCCCGCGTCGGCCGTCGTCGGGGAGGTCGGCGGCGGCTGGACCGTGGCCTCCCGCCAGCTGTTCCACGAGCGCAACGCCCTGGGCGGCGGCTCGCCCTTCGTGAGCGGCCGCGGCGAGCCCCGGACGATGCCCCGCGTGACCCCGCCGAACGCCGTCCGGGCGTCCGGCCGGGCGGACGACCCCCGGGTCCGCGAGATGCTCGGGGAGCACCTGACCCTGACCAAGGTGGCCGAGCAGACCGCCGACCGGGTGTCGCGCGCGATCGAGTCCGGCGGGCTGCCTCCGGCCGCCGCGTCGATACCGCGGCTCCTGCACGCCGAGGCCGTCCAGCGCGGCGAGGACCTGGCGCTGCGCATCACCGGCTCGAACGCCGCCACCGGCACCGGGGCCGGGGAGGGCATGGGCGGCCGGACGGCCATCGGCTACCTCATGCGGCAGAGCGCGAGCCTCGGCGGCGGCAGCACCGAGATGTCGCGGAACGTGATCAGCGAGCGGATGCTGGGGATGCCCCGCGAGCCCGCACCGGACCGGGACGTCCCGTTCAAGCAGGTCAAGCGCGGCCGCTGA
- a CDS encoding acyl-CoA dehydrogenase family protein, translated as MELSLSPDQKLLQESARGLLEQEYSLDRIRGMEGNEPRWSRDWWRKGAELGWAAAIVPEKLGGGSVSGEGVRDLAVLAEELGAGVAPGPLLPVNVVLAGLVAAHGHGPGHAAEIEALVAGESIATWAVYEPGREWTPSDPGLTAAPADGGYVLDGVKDRVEDARQADLLLVTARTPDGVAQFLVPASASGVTISEQWTVDLSRSFGEVRFDGARVDAGALVGEPGADGIVERQLQIAVVVQCAEVCAVLDRAFAMTTQWAFDRYSFGRPLASYQALKHRFADMRTWLEACHATTQAAAAAVQADSPDAAELISVAKSFVGERSLTILQDCVQLHGGIGVTWEHDLHLFLRRAILDQALYGTPADHRLRLADLAAL; from the coding sequence ATGGAGCTGTCGCTCTCGCCGGATCAGAAGCTCTTGCAGGAGTCGGCGAGGGGGCTGCTCGAGCAGGAGTACTCCCTCGACCGCATCCGCGGCATGGAGGGGAACGAGCCCCGCTGGAGCCGGGACTGGTGGCGCAAGGGCGCCGAACTGGGCTGGGCCGCGGCCATCGTTCCCGAGAAGCTGGGCGGCGGGAGCGTGTCCGGCGAGGGCGTGCGCGATCTCGCCGTGCTCGCCGAGGAACTCGGCGCCGGAGTGGCGCCCGGGCCGCTGCTGCCGGTCAACGTCGTGCTCGCCGGTCTCGTCGCGGCGCACGGGCACGGCCCCGGCCACGCCGCGGAGATCGAGGCGCTCGTGGCGGGGGAGAGCATCGCGACCTGGGCGGTGTACGAGCCCGGCCGCGAGTGGACGCCGTCGGATCCCGGGCTGACGGCCGCGCCGGCGGACGGCGGCTACGTCCTCGACGGTGTCAAGGATCGTGTCGAGGACGCACGGCAGGCCGATCTCCTGCTGGTCACGGCGCGGACCCCGGACGGCGTCGCGCAGTTCCTCGTGCCCGCGTCCGCGTCCGGGGTGACGATCTCCGAGCAGTGGACGGTCGACCTGTCCCGCTCGTTCGGCGAGGTTCGCTTCGACGGGGCGCGGGTGGACGCCGGCGCCCTCGTGGGCGAACCGGGAGCGGACGGGATCGTCGAGCGGCAGCTCCAGATCGCCGTCGTCGTCCAGTGCGCGGAGGTGTGCGCCGTCCTGGACCGGGCGTTCGCGATGACGACGCAGTGGGCCTTCGACCGGTACTCGTTCGGCCGTCCGCTGGCGTCCTACCAGGCGCTCAAGCACCGGTTCGCCGACATGCGGACCTGGCTGGAGGCCTGCCACGCGACGACGCAGGCCGCGGCCGCGGCCGTCCAGGCCGATTCCCCGGACGCCGCCGAGCTGATCAGCGTGGCCAAGTCGTTCGTCGGCGAACGGTCGCTGACGATCTTGCAGGACTGCGTGCAGCTCCACGGCGGCATCGGCGTGACCTGGGAACACGACCTCCACCTGTTCCTGCGCCGCGCGATCCTCGACCAGGCCCTGTACGGAACCCCGGCGGACCACCGCCTCCGCCTCGCCGACCTGGCCGCCCTCTGA